ACGGCTTCGCGGCGCCAGCCGTGCGTAAAAGAGGTGATGAAGCGGTTCAAGCGACGGTCATGCTGCCCGCGGTGGCGGAAAATATCGCCGCGGGAGTTCCGGGACAAGAAGGTACCGACGAGGATCTCGAGACGGCGGCAGCCGCGCCGCGAACCAAAGCTTCCGTCGCGACCAAGGAAGAGGAAGGCGGCGTTCTCTCCGTCGACGAGCCGCTTCTTTTCCAGTCCGCAGCGGATGATCTCCCGCGGGACGGCGCCGGCTTTTCGAAACCCGACGCGCGGGGCGCGGAAGGGGAGGAGCTTTTTGCCACCGCCGGCAAGGACGAAACGTTACAGGAGACCCGTGGGCGCCATATGTCGCCGCTCGGGCAGCTTGACGGCGAGGAAACGATGAACGAAGAAACCGCTCATGACGGCATTCTGACAGGTATTGGCGAGACACCGTGCGGTCAGGTCGCCGTCAGCGATTCGGCGTGCATCGTCCCCGGAGTCGCGCCGCAAGGCGAAGAAGAGGGCATACCCGCGAATATTTCCGCTTCCAGCGCCGAAGTGCGTGGGGCAAGCGATGGCCTCTGGGCTGCCGAGGCGGCGGAAGAGGCTGACACGCCTCTGGAGCCGCAGCCCGCCGACATTCGCCCGCAGTTGTCCGAGCCGGCGGCATCAACGCCCTTCCGTCAGAAGCGTATCGTCGTTTCGCTGCTCAAAGGGGGCGTCGGCAAGACGACGATCACCTGCTTTCTGGGCACCGCGATCGAGAAAATCTGGGATGAATACGGTTCCGAGCGTCGTCTGCTGGTCGTCGACACCGACCCGCAGGGGTCGAGTACCGATTTCTTCCTGCGCGACAAGAAGCCGGAGGAAGCGCGAACGCTGCGCGCGCTTTTCGAACCGTATCCTTTTCCGGGCGCGGCGAAAACGCTGTTCCACCCGACACGCTACCGCCATATCGACCTGCTGCCGGCGCACATATCCGTTTCCGACGTCATTCCTTCGCCCGAGGGCGATCGGGAGGCCCGTTTGGCGCAGTATCTGGCCGCGGCGGCCGACGATTATTCGCTGATCCTGATCGACACGCCGCCTTCCGATACGCTGGCGTTGAGAAACGCGCTGATGGCCGGATCGGGCGTTTTCGTCCCCATCGATCCCAGCCGTCAGGCCATCGCGACGCTGCCCCAGTTTATCAGCACATTTAGCCGTTACAGCCAGTACAACGCGCAACTGAAACTTTACGGCGTCATCTTCTCGCGCTACGACAGGCGCCGCGCGCTCGACCGCGATATCCGCGACGCCGTTTCCAAACAGCTCGGTCAGAGCGGCATCCGCTGCCGCGAGGCGCCTAACCGCTCGGCGATCTCAAACTGCTATAACAGCTATCTCGGCTTCGAAGGACTCGATCCCGCTAAAGACAAGGACGCTTACGACTTTTTCCGCGATCTGGCGCTTCAGGTCCTGATCGCCTGAGGCAGAGGAGGAGCGATTTTTAATGGCAAAAAGCACGGATGAAAATTTTTTGGGCGCTGAGATCACTGACGCTCTGAATCTTTTGGGAAAAATCGTCCAAGGCGCTCCCGACGCGCCGCACCCTCCCGAGCCGACGCCTGCCCCCGTTCCTGCCGCGGCCGACGACGAGCCGTTGCTCGTATGGTACCGCGCCATGAAGCCGCGCACGATGTGCAAACTGCTGTGGATGGTGCTGCTGCAATGGCAGGCGCGGCGCAGCGGCGGACGGATCCATTTCGAAGAATTCGCGGCGCTGCTTGGAGTGAAGAAGGAGAAGATCGCCCAAGCGCTGCGCGACCTGAGCAAGCTCGGCTGGATCGAGATCACGGCTACGGAAACGGGACCGCGGCGGCGCATCATCAGCCGCACCGTCGCCGTCAAGACGTCGCGGCAGGAGCTCTCGTGAATCACGCGTTTTTGCACGAGCGTTGAATGGCGAAAACGCGAGATTTCGTGAGCTTTCCTGTTTGTGTACAGAGCCTCTCTTTTTTTGCAAGCGCTTACTGCAGCTCCCCTCGTGTTTTTTCAGACCGACAAGGACCCAACGGCAAATTTGCTTTCCACCCCGATTTTTGCGATTGAATCGTCCCTATCCTTTCCTATTCAAGGCTATCGTGTCCTATCGCATTTGAATCTATTCGATTTTCATATATAATGTAATCATGCGCATGAGGAATTCCATGAGGAATTTCCACACTCCACTCGAGAAGGAAAAAGTGAATGTAGACAAAAATTTTGTCCCGCGTTCGTGTCTGAATTCGAAATGAGGTTGATTTATCATGACTCAGACTTCCACGTTGACCAGCATGAGTCAGGGCTCCGTCGCCCGTTTGCTCTTCCGGTTTTCTGCGCCTGCCACGCTTGGCCTTGTGGCCAACGCCTTTTACAACATCGTCGACCGTCTCTTCATCGGCCGTTTCACCGGCGCCGACGGTCTTGGCGCCGTCGGACTGACGTTTCCGCTGACGGTTTTCGTGATCGCCGTCGGCTCGCTCGTCGGCGTCGGCGCCGCATCGCAGATGTCGCGCCTGCTCGGCGAGGGACGGCGTCGAGATGCCGAAACGGTCCTCGGTAACGCCGCGGCGGTCATGACGCTGTTCGCCGCGCTTTTCACGGCCGCGGGGCTGTTCTGCCTCGACGGGCTGGTGAAAGCGTTCGGCGCCTCGCCCCATCTGGCGCCGCAGACTCGCGTTTACACGGAGATCTTGTTCTGGGGAATGCCCTTCAA
This sequence is a window from Pyramidobacter sp. YE332. Protein-coding genes within it:
- a CDS encoding ParA family protein; translation: MWRWFLDDAGLLEPENGGEDAMPVGDDTLFAALVAAAEAQNATLPAGDETLFAALVAAAEAKRNERPASDDTFFAALNAAAELERPRRALSGEGAADGLPTLPEELPDDLDGFAAPAVRKRGDEAVQATVMLPAVAENIAAGVPGQEGTDEDLETAAAAPRTKASVATKEEEGGVLSVDEPLLFQSAADDLPRDGAGFSKPDARGAEGEELFATAGKDETLQETRGRHMSPLGQLDGEETMNEETAHDGILTGIGETPCGQVAVSDSACIVPGVAPQGEEEGIPANISASSAEVRGASDGLWAAEAAEEADTPLEPQPADIRPQLSEPAASTPFRQKRIVVSLLKGGVGKTTITCFLGTAIEKIWDEYGSERRLLVVDTDPQGSSTDFFLRDKKPEEARTLRALFEPYPFPGAAKTLFHPTRYRHIDLLPAHISVSDVIPSPEGDREARLAQYLAAAADDYSLILIDTPPSDTLALRNALMAGSGVFVPIDPSRQAIATLPQFISTFSRYSQYNAQLKLYGVIFSRYDRRRALDRDIRDAVSKQLGQSGIRCREAPNRSAISNCYNSYLGFEGLDPAKDKDAYDFFRDLALQVLIA
- a CDS encoding helix-turn-helix domain-containing protein — encoded protein: MAKSTDENFLGAEITDALNLLGKIVQGAPDAPHPPEPTPAPVPAAADDEPLLVWYRAMKPRTMCKLLWMVLLQWQARRSGGRIHFEEFAALLGVKKEKIAQALRDLSKLGWIEITATETGPRRRIISRTVAVKTSRQELS